One Dictyostelium discoideum AX4 chromosome 3 chromosome, whole genome shotgun sequence genomic region harbors:
- the tmem104 gene encoding amino acid permease: MAGGPSDGSTYSKKTAFVYIFNLIVGVGALALPYGFSKAGLVLGLLFLAAIGFLAFITATWLIEGLSIANFILVNKKEERIIGDDDNENYQKPPTENDSLINSEYSDNKILQSNAEDRNLLEPSGGSSSSDNEQFEIKKRVEVGEMSKMFLGNIGYKVFYGVLIIYLFGDLSIYAATVPTTLANVTGGWGKFTDHTVYYFYLFLFACFVGPFSLFNFQKTKYLQFATLITRNVAFLLMIILSIIFIAQGNGASIKQVPIFEISELASIFGVSIYSFMTHHSIPGFLTPISKKDRLFTLMGLDFILVFIAYGTLCVVSLFAFGAVTNPTCATASTSIHTFIPCQIQSLYIYNFTSYNSKFVSDFLSLFPVFTLSTNYILISITLRNNLLQLITWKQDKISSKVRNVVFSLTSSLIPVGVAFCTRNVSLLVNITGSYAGLGIMFVMPALISFYSNKILIEQYHISNPKKSPFSNKFFYLLILLISVICLILATWKIIITYK; the protein is encoded by the exons atggcAGGTGGACCAAGTGATGGGTCGACATATTCAAAGAAAACAGcatttgtttatattttcaatctTATTGTAGGTGTAGGTGCACTTGCATTACCTTATGGATTTTCAAAAGCAGGTTTAGTTTTAggtttactttttttagCAGCAATTGGTTTTCTAGC atTTATAACAGCAACATGGCTTATTGAAGGTTTATCAATtgcaaattttattttagtaaataaaaaagaagaaagaataattggtgatgatgataatgaaaattatcaaaaaccACCAACTGAAAatgattcattaattaatagtGAATATtcagataataaaatattacaatCAAATGCAGAGGATAGAAATTTATTAGAACcaagtggtggtagtagtagtagtgataatgaacaatttgaaataaaGAAAAGGGTGGAAGTTGGTGAAATGAGTAAAATGTTTTTAGGTAATATTGGTTATAAAGTATTCTATGGtgtattgattatttatctatttggtgatttatcaatttatgCAGCAACAGTTCCAACAACATTAGCAAATGTTACAGGTGGTTGGGGTAAATTTACAGATCACACTGTCTactatttctatttattCCTATTCGCTTGTTTCGTTGGTCCTTtctctttatttaattttcaaaaaacaaaatatctTCAATTTGCTACCTTGATCACTCGTAATGTTGCTTTCTTACTTATGATCATcctttcaattatttttattgctCAAGGTAATGGTGCTTCAATTAAACAAGTtccaatatttgaaatttc ggaACTTGCATCAATATTTGGTGTTagtatttatagttttatgaCACACCATTCTATTCCAGGATTTTTAacaccaatttcaaaaaaagatcGTTTATTTACATTGATGGGATTAGACTTTATATTGGTTTTCATTGCATATGGTACATTATGTGTTGTATCATTATTTGCTTTTGGTGCTGTAACAAATCCAACCTGTGCAACTGCTTCAACTTCAATTCATACTTTTATTCCTTGTCAAATTCAATcactttatatttataattttacttCATATA ataGTAAATTTGTTAGTGATTTCTTATCTTTATTCCCAGTATTTACATTATCAAcgaattatattttaatttcaattactttacgtaataatcttttacaattaattacATGGAAACAGGATAAGATAAGTTCAAAAGTTAGAAATGTTGTATTTTCATTAACAAGTTCATTGATTCCAGTTGGTGTTGCATTTTGTACTAGAAATGTATCATTATTAGTAAATATAACTGGCTCATACGCTGGTTTAGGTATTATGTTTGTAATGCCAGCTTTAATCTCATTTTATTCAAACAAAATCTTAATTGAACAATATCATATTTCAAATCCAAAGAAATCTCCATTCTCAAacaaattcttttatttacttATCTTATTGATAAGtgtaatttgtttaattttagcAACttggaaaattattattacttataaataa